A stretch of Kyrpidia spormannii DNA encodes these proteins:
- the cynS gene encoding cyanase → MEKAEVTRQVIEAKQRLGLKWKDIAGAIGRSEAWTATALLGQAPLSPEEAQKVGSLLELPEDAVQALTVIPYRGTTVPMPPTDPVLYRFYEILLVYGPALKELIHEKFGDGIMSAIDFEMSVRRVEDPKGDRVQVVMNGKFLPYRKW, encoded by the coding sequence ATGGAAAAAGCCGAGGTCACCCGGCAGGTGATCGAAGCGAAACAGCGGTTGGGCCTAAAATGGAAGGATATTGCCGGCGCGATTGGTCGCTCGGAGGCGTGGACAGCCACCGCATTGCTCGGTCAGGCACCGCTTTCCCCGGAAGAAGCACAAAAGGTGGGCAGTTTGCTGGAGCTCCCGGAAGACGCGGTGCAGGCGCTGACGGTCATCCCGTACCGCGGAACAACGGTTCCCATGCCCCCCACGGATCCCGTTCTTTATCGATTTTACGAGATTTTGCTAGTCTACGGGCCGGCGCTCAAAGAGTTGATCCACGAAAAATTCGGCGACGGCATCATGTCCGCCATCGATTTTGAAATGAGCGTGCGCCGGGTCGAAGATCCCAAAGGGGACCGGGTACAAGTCGTGATGAACGGCAAATTCCTTCCGTATCGAAAATGGTAA
- a CDS encoding phosphatase PAP2 family protein, whose translation MNTFDAALFHIVNSQAGHHTWLDGLMSSVAQYSVEIYAIAFIALWLLLPKREEGPRHALVVAVFAGILALLVNLVISHIWFRPRPFTVLAAGTFTELIPHAPDASFPSDHASGSFALASATWGKINRWVAAGLTALAVLTMIARVYTGVHWPTDVLAGMVIGVFAGRVIWKIGAPILSLTRIGLRMFHFGRYARG comes from the coding sequence ATGAATACCTTTGATGCTGCGTTGTTTCACATCGTGAACAGCCAAGCGGGACATCACACCTGGCTGGACGGTTTGATGAGTTCCGTCGCCCAGTACTCCGTCGAGATCTATGCCATTGCCTTTATCGCCCTGTGGCTGCTCTTGCCCAAACGGGAGGAAGGGCCCCGGCACGCCTTGGTGGTGGCAGTTTTCGCCGGCATCCTGGCCTTGCTGGTGAACCTTGTCATCTCCCACATATGGTTTCGCCCGCGTCCGTTCACGGTCCTGGCGGCGGGCACCTTCACCGAGCTCATCCCCCACGCACCGGACGCCTCGTTCCCCAGCGACCACGCATCGGGCAGCTTTGCTCTGGCTTCTGCAACTTGGGGGAAAATCAACCGCTGGGTGGCTGCGGGATTGACAGCCCTGGCGGTCCTGACAATGATCGCCCGGGTGTACACCGGGGTACACTGGCCGACGGACGTGTTGGCCGGAATGGTGATCGGCGTGTTCGCCGGCCGCGTCATTTGGAAAATCGGTGCACCCATTCTTTCTTTGACCCGCATTGGACTGCGGATGTTCCATTTTGGCCGCTATGCCCGGGGTTAA
- a CDS encoding anti-sigma factor family protein — MQCREVQERLSAHLDGELPEEEETAVATHLAHCPVCRIRLAELRSASLGVHEALAAWSAPPDFEHAVNRRITALRRAKQRFDAGIVALVATGLLALMAVAAPVVAYPIDHSFIRLAGHLLRGMRILLGLWWSSATIGAPVMTAMGIGIAFLSWIAAREIIRRTWRSSSTPG, encoded by the coding sequence GTGCAATGCCGGGAAGTCCAGGAACGCCTCTCCGCCCATCTCGACGGAGAGCTCCCAGAGGAAGAGGAGACGGCCGTAGCGACACATCTGGCCCATTGCCCGGTCTGCAGGATCCGCCTCGCAGAGTTGCGATCGGCGTCCCTAGGCGTTCACGAAGCTCTCGCCGCATGGAGCGCCCCGCCAGACTTTGAACATGCGGTAAACCGGCGCATCACGGCTCTCCGCCGGGCTAAACAACGGTTTGACGCCGGAATCGTCGCCTTGGTGGCCACCGGGCTTCTCGCCCTCATGGCGGTCGCAGCCCCGGTGGTCGCTTATCCAATCGACCACTCCTTCATCCGGCTGGCCGGCCACCTTCTGCGGGGTATGAGGATTTTGCTAGGGCTGTGGTGGAGTTCCGCGACAATCGGGGCCCCGGTGATGACAGCTATGGGAATCGGGATTGCCTTCCTGTCCTGGATCGCAGCCCGGGAGATCATCCGCCGAACCTGGCGGTCCTCGTCCACACCCGGGTAA
- a CDS encoding RNA polymerase sigma factor: MDDDVQLVRLAKAGNRKAFSTLVRRYQNMVFRTALAIVRNPEEAADVAQESFVRAFLSLRALKDDGAFPGWLARIATRQALDAVKNRIREGEQIRSAAEQGEGGAPGNAFAQDPEGRTVLLDALAQLSPEHRAVLVLHEVHGFQYQEIADIVGIPVGTVRSRLHHARLQLRRLFINDSPEEEWSCNAGKSRNASPPISTESSQRKRRRP, encoded by the coding sequence TTGGACGACGACGTGCAGCTCGTTCGACTGGCCAAAGCCGGGAACCGGAAGGCATTTTCCACGCTCGTGCGCCGATACCAGAATATGGTTTTCCGCACCGCCCTGGCCATCGTGCGGAACCCCGAGGAAGCGGCGGATGTCGCCCAGGAATCGTTCGTCCGGGCTTTTCTCTCCCTTCGCGCGCTCAAAGATGATGGCGCCTTCCCGGGGTGGCTGGCGAGAATCGCCACCCGACAAGCCCTGGATGCGGTGAAAAATCGCATCAGGGAGGGGGAGCAAATCCGTTCCGCCGCTGAGCAAGGAGAAGGGGGAGCCCCCGGCAACGCTTTCGCCCAGGACCCGGAGGGACGGACGGTTCTGCTCGACGCCCTGGCTCAACTGAGCCCGGAACACCGGGCAGTCCTGGTGCTGCACGAGGTTCATGGATTTCAATATCAAGAGATTGCGGACATCGTGGGCATTCCCGTGGGAACGGTTCGTTCGAGGCTCCATCACGCCCGTCTGCAGCTTCGTCGCTTGTTCATCAACGACTCACCCGAGGAGGAATGGTCGTGCAATGCCGGGAAGTCCAGGAACGCCTCTCCGCCCATCTCGACGGAGAGCTCCCAGAGGAAGAGGAGACGGCCGTAG